catgtcattaccattgttttgatcgttgcattcattacatatgcttacaatagtatgatcaaggttatgatggcatgtcacttaagaaattatcattgttatcgtttacctacttgagggcgagtaggaactaagcttggggatgcttgatacgtctcaaacgtatctataatttcttatgttccatgctactttattgatgatacctacatgttttatacacattatatgtcattattatgcgttttccggaactaacctattgacgagatgccgaagtgccagttcctgttttctgctgtttttggtttcagaaatcctagtaaggaaatattcttggaattggacgaaatcaacgcccaggggcctatttttacacgaagcttccagaagaccggaggacttacgaagtggggccacgaggtggccagacaccagggcggcgcggcctgggccttggccgcgccggcctgtcgtgtggggccctcgtgtggccccctgacctgcccttccgcctacttaaggtctccgtcgcgaaaaccctacgacgttcgacgaaaccagagaaaaccttccagagccgccgccatcgcgaagccaagatccggggacagagtctgttccggcacgccgccgggacggggaagtgcccccggaaggcttctccatcgacaccaccgccatcttcatcaacgctgctgtctcccatgaggagggagtagttctccatcgaggctcggggctgtaccggtagctatgtggttcatctctctcatatgtacttcaatacaataatctcatgagctgccttacatgattgagattcatatgatgattcttgtaatctagatgtcattatgctagtcaagtggattttacttatgtgatctccggagactccttgtcccacgtgtgtaaaggtgacagtgtctgcaccgtgtgggtcttttaggctatatttcacagaatacttattcactgttatgaatggcatagtgaagtgcttatttatatctctttatgattgcaatgtgttttgtatcacaatttatctgtgtgctactctagtgatgttattaaagtagtttattcctcctgcacggtgtaatggtgacagtgtgtgcatcgtgtagtacttggcgtaggctatgattgtgatctcttgtagattatgaagttaactattgctatgatagtattgatgtgatctattcctcctttcgtagtgtgaaggtgacagtgtgcatgctatgttagtacttggtttggttatgttgatctgtcatgcactctaaggttatttaaatatgaacattgaatattgtggagcttgttaactccggcattgagggttcgtgtaatcctacacagttagtggtgttcatcatccaacaagagggtgtagagtctagcatctatctatttattctgttatgtgatcaatgttgagagtgtccactagtgaaagtatgatccctaggccttgttcctaaatactgctatcgctacttgtttactgttttactgcatctttacttcttgcaatattactaccatcaactatacgccagcaagcacttttctggcgccgttactactgctcatattcattcataccacttgtatttcactatctcttcgccgaactagtgcacctattaggtgtgttggggacacaagagacttcttgctttgtggttgcagggttgcatgagagggatatctttgacctcttcctccctgagttcgataaaccttgggtgatccacttaagggaaacttgctgctgttctacaaacctctgctcttggaggcccaacactgtctacaagaatagaagcacccgtagacatcacgcacCTCTAGTGAAAAAATCTTGTTCAagctgatttttttttgttttttcgatATTTTCCACTAGCAATAAGATGAAAATACCTAGTGTTATTTCCACCTTCTTGGACATTTTTAACCTTAGCTCTCTGAGCCCATTTGGTCTCTTCATCGCATCTAAGTATATTTAATTTTTCATTAGCCAACTTGAGCTCCATCCTCTCAGATGAGGATAGAGGGATAGTCTCGGCCTTAATATCCAAGGCATCAATAATGCATAACAAGCgctctttttcttttttatacTGTCCACTAATATGGGTGGGCGCGAGTATTTATATTTAGAGGCAGTGGGAGGAGATAATTACGTGTGTGTTGTTTTTGGCGGGCCTAGTGAAAAGGAAAAAAGGGAGGGAACCCAAATTTTTAGTCAATTTTTAGGAGGGAATATTTTTCCACGAAACGGTCTCTGcatcaaaaaattcaaattcaaactaacgatagggtttggtttgtgaagCAAGTACCAATTAGGAAACTCAAAAAATAGGGAGCACATGCTGTTCATTTTGGATCACCATATTACCACAGAAAAGCAGTTTGATTTGATAAACTCCAAAAAGAAAACACTCAAACTCAAACTGGAGGCTACCATTTGTGAAGCAACTACAATTTGGATACTCATAGAATTGGGAGCACATGCTGATTCGATTTGGCATCACCACATTATCCCAAAAAAGTGTGTGTGATTTAAAACATTGGCAAGCTCTTTGTAGGCtctggtcaacctaggtttgaccaaacactttaaattttttaaaaaatgaaaaagagGTTGAATTGTTGTGAAACCTTGAGTTTTGGTCAATGTGTGGATAATAAGTTGGATAAAAAATAACATGCTTGGAAAAATGTGGAGAATATCATAGCACTAGAGGAAGTGATGAGTGTGTAGTTCAATGGTCATGCACGTCTACCCTAAACAGGCACCCGTGCACACTTTTTTGATCTATCTTAGTCCAAATGGTGTGAAATTTGGAACAGGGGTGCATCACCACATTGGTAATGATGAAATCATGATATGTAGCCATTTTGGTTTGATGAACTCAAACCAAACTGAATTCACAATCAAACTCAAACTGGAGGCTACCATTTGTGAGCAAGTACCAAGCAAGATACTCATAGAATTGGGAGCACATGCTGGTTCGATTTGGCATCACCACATTATCCCAGAAAAGTGTGTGTGATTTAAAAAAACATTGGCAAACTCTTTGTAGGCTCTGCTCAACCTAGGTTTGGCCAAAcactttaaatttcaaaaaaaataagaaaaagagaTTGAATTGTTCTGAAACCTTGAGTTTTGGTCAATGTGTGTATAAGTTGGATAAAAAATAATATGCTTGGAAAAATGTGGAGAGTATCATAGCACTAGAGGAAGTGATGAGTGTGTAGTTCAGcggtcatgcccgtctacccTAAATAGGCACCTGTGCACACTTTTTTGATCTATCTTAGTCCAAATGGTGTGAaatttggcacatgggtgcatcaCCACATTGGTAGTGATCAATCCATATTATGTAGCCATTTTGGTTTGATGAACTCAAACCAAACTGAATTCACAATCAAACTCAACTGGAGGCTTCCATTTGTGAAGCAAGTACCAAGCAGGATACTCATAGAATTGGGAGCACATGCTAGTTCGATTTGGCATCACCACATTATCCCACAAAAGTGTGTGTGATTTAAAAAACATTGGCAACCTAGATTTGACTAAAcactttaaatttcaaaaaaaatgataaggagGTTCAATTGTTGTGAAACCTTGAGTTTTGGTCTACGTGTGGATAATAAGGTGGATAAAAAATAACATGCTTGGAAATCCAAACTGAACTCACACTCAAGGAAAACTAAAACTGAACTCGATCAATCCAAACTGAATTCGCACTCAAGAAAAAAATATTGAGAATAGCATAGCACTAGAGGAAAATCTGCCGCAAAAGGTTTGTACTTATTACTTTCCAAAAATAATTTCTTAATTTTTTTTGGCACAAATCGGCCGCAAAATATACATGGAAATAAATAACACGACTTTTTTTTTGTGGATTGGGGGAGAAAATTTCGTTGTTAGGTGAAAAAAAAAACCACAATCTTCGGAGCAATACACACAATCTTGAGAGCTAAATATATAAGGCCCGTTGACGGTCTGGATCGCATGCTCCCTCTACCGAAGTCGCAGCCATCTTCTTCTTTTCTGTCCTCCCTCTCTTTCATCTACCGACGTCGTCGCAGTGGTAGTACGTACATAAGGAGAGCTCTGGCGAATGTGCAGGTATGTATCTTTCCCAATGCGAGATGACCTCCGTCTGGTTGGTACTTTTTTCTGTGGGTTGAAAATAGTCGGCATGTTTTGTAGATCTGAGCGATTGTACTCACAGTCCTATTTGTGTACTATGTAGTGTGGTGTTTGTTTTGACACTAAGGGTTTGTGCGCTGCCGCGACTTTGATGAAAAAGTATTTCGATTTCACCCTACGTCCTGGATTCGAGAAGAAGACGGTACGATCTGTTATCCAAATCCACATGATCTCGCACATTGTTTACGTATGTTACATTTATCTATTATTTCATATCTAGGGGACTTACATGTACTAGAGAAATGTTGTAGGCGGTGATCTGTTATTATTCCATTCAGGCATCTGCCTCCTCTAATTGTGTTATACATGTAGATTCTACCATGCTACGCAAGATCACTTTTCCTCAAAAAATATGGAGTGAACAAAGATGAAAAGAAGATATTCCACGCTTCATTTCTTACACCGAAGAATTTTAAATTTCGGTTCATGGTTACGAATGAAGCAGAAACAACTACCGTTAGTGGTGATGCATGGGAGGAGTTTTGTAGAATATATTGCGTTCATATTGGCCAGAAGGTGTTTTTCTCCATTGATGAATTGAAGGGTTTGGTTTCATGCCGTGTTGTTTCAGGACATTACCCTATCGTTCATCCAAGTAATATATCTAGCTCTTAATTAATTCCATTAGAGGTTTCCTAAATATATACTTGTTGATTTAATTTAATGTGCCAAATGATGTATGCATAATTTAATTTGTGCACCACATTTCATTTGTAGCATACTACAAATTGGGTGCTCGAGAGAGACTAATAGTTGATAACCTCGTTGCAACTGTTGGAACCGATGTTAATTGGAGAATGATTGAAACGGTCATTACGAAGGTGAACAAGCTTGAAGTTTATGTAGAACATAATGATGCAGGAGATTACAATCTTGTAAGAGCTTATGGACTGCTGCATAAGTTGAATTGGTCCAACTTAAACAAGAATTTTGTGGTAAGTACTGATTAGTTATTCTTTaatataatttttttattttttatgtgaaGTCTAAAAAAAATTTCCAACCGAAACTGCCTCGTCGTCTACTTCCCCAAGACATGGCACTCAGTGGTGGTATTACGcttgttggtaattttggcacaaGGATGACATCGACGTACAACACTTCTCCTGATGAAAAAGATGGACGTGTCTGCATTAATAGATGGGACAATTTCATGGCGCATGAAGCTACATTAGAAATTGGACACAAGATGCTCATGATGCTCTACCTTGGCGATCATGGCACCTATCTGTTTGTTTTCCACATTCTAGATATTGAAGTTTTTTTAGTAGTTTTAGGGAAATTTTATTTGTCCTGAATAATTTCATATTTGCGTTAAAGACTTGTATTTGTGCACCATTACAAGATGGGGTATCGGTTGTAATACATTGAGGTGTGATCTTGTGCTATGAAATTATCATTTGAAAGTTTTACCTTAACTTTTTTAATGTGTGCAGTTATACTGGTGTAGAACTAATGTGGGAGTTCGTTAATTACTACTGTACTTGTACTAAAATGACAAACAAATAATTAAATGCAAGGTTGGGCCAGTAGTTACAGCCCTGGATTAATGCAAGGTAGATAGGAGTCAGTACACCTGGTTTCAATGCGCAAGCAAAAATTAATAAACTTGGAAAAAAACGAATCGTCGTCGAGTTGCCTTCTCCTCTAAGTCGTCTTCCTCAGCAGAGACTCTTTCACACGTGGAACGACTGTAAAACAAAACGCACTTATTCTCATCCCCACTTATTCTCTTGGTAGTTCCGATTTGTCAGGCAGCAGTTGTCAAGAGCGCCGGTtgccttctcctcttcctcctatcTCTCCGCCATTGCTAACACACCATGGGAGGGGCAGCATCATCCACCGCAAACTTTGAGCCTGTCTTCCGGGAGAAGGACGACGGCAACCGGACCACGGAGGTTCACCAGTTCCATGCGCATGGCGACACTTGGATCCAGGCTATGTACACGCACGAGATAAGCACCGTTGAAAGCATCCTCGACATGTACCTAGAGTGGCTCAAGGACGAGAGGTACCAGTTTGTCGGCCTCGATCTTGAGTACGACTTCCGGTAGGAAAAAATTGCGGTCATGCAGATAGCTTTGAGGGAGCACGTTCTCGTCTTCCACTTGATCAGGTATGTATTCTAGGGATTCGACTGTTCTTAGGTAATATGATATCTTGCTGATTTGGTTGTACTTCTATATATTCAGCCGATTTTGTTGTACTTCTATAGATGGGTTCTCTGCATAATATGTAACACTTCAAACTAACACATGCTCCACCTCTTGATCTTTAAATGTTGCAAGCCCGGCTTGCTTGTTCATGAACCTATGAGTTCCATATTGCTAATTCTTAGTGCACAATATTGTAAACAATCTTATTGTAATTTTTGCAATGTAGGTGCCAGGACAATATATACCCGCTAAGGCAATTCCTGAAGAATAAGGATGTCACATTTGTAGGTGTGGACATAAGGACTGACCACAAGTTGCTTTACAAGCAATGGTTGTATATTCCACCTGGAAAGCATCTGGACCTCCAGGATATGTTGAAAATACCAGGTTATGGTAACAGGGCTGGCATGGCTATTATGGCTTCCGAGCTCATCCACCCCAAGTACGCCGGCATGAAGGATAAGTTTGTGACGGACCACGACAAATTCGAAGGCCATAATTACTGGGAATGGAAGCCTCTATCCGATATGAACCTGGAGTATGCTTCCATTGATGGTTATGTCTCCTATGAACTCGCCCGCATTGTGACTATAGTGAACCAGGGACTGCATCCCTAGAGGCCACTCATCCCAAGTTGGGACTACAATGAGCGCAAGCGTCGCCGTGGTCATGACAACTGATCTAACTTATCAGGTACATGGTTTATGGGAATGCTAGGACAACTATGTTGACATTATAGTTTAGTGAGCGGTAAGACAAATATGTGTGTTTCTGATCTTACTTTTGTGGACCTGCTAGTATTACTATGTGAGCAGAACAAATTAGTGTTGGTAATGTAAGTTTGGATCAAGttatatatgtcacctacatgttCTTAACTATGATGTGCTGAATTGTACTGATAAAGTTGTGAAGTTAATGCAAAAGAAAATTACAATCTAGGTTTCAAAACTACATGGACTACTGGTCATCATCACTGTCAAAATCTTCACTTCCTGCATCCTCATCAGCTGCTTTGTCAACCTGTTGTTCATCATCACTACTGTCTATTACTTCATGATTTCTTCCTTGTAATATTTCATGAACAATATGAGCATCGACATGTACCACTTCATCAGATGAAACAACCTCTTGATCTTCAaattcagcttcatcttcatTGTTCTCAGATTGATGGACAGTGAAATCTTCTGAAAAACTATCTTCCTGGTAAGCATTGCAGCTCCCGTGTGCATCTTTTTCTGGAAGATTATACACATTTCTATCTCTGAAGAGTTGAACCACCTTCCAAGGTTCCCCAAATTCAGTGTCATCCAAGTAGAAGCATGTCTTAGCTTGACTAGCCAAAATAAAAGGGGCATGCTTACACCATAAAACTGTAGTGTTCACGCTTTTGAAGAATCCATCATCCTTCATCTTCGAAGTCCTGCTTGCAAGGTCAAACCAATTACAGCGAAAAAAATACTGATCTATCTCCATGATCATTCGCCATGTAACGCAACTCAAGAACTTCAGTGAGAACACCATAGTATTCCATTTCTTGTTCATTGTCACCTATATATGCCGTAGTCACGACTCCTGAGTTTTGACTGCTTAGATGCTTCTCACGAGCTACTGTTCGGAATGTTGCACCATTAACATTGCAGATTGAATGTACTACTACCCTTGGTTCTGGCCCCTTTGCTAGTGAGCGCAAATCTTCTGGTGCATTTTTCATATTACTCACATGGTTTTTGAACCAGCCTGGGAATTCTTTCTGAACTGCCTTCTCCAGGTTATTTACCCCCTTTCTCCTTAATTCATCACGGAAATCACTATAAATGAAATACATAAGTATTAATCATACAATGCAAAAGTGTGAATAAATATTGAATTAGATAAATGAAGCTTACTCTATATAGCTCTGAGCCTCATCACAATTAGATAGAACATACCAAACCATGCTGTCGAATTCTTTCTCAAAATGCATCAAAGATGATTTCCCCAAGCATTTAGCCCCGTCAGAAAACATACCAAACTCATGTTGTCCAACTATTCGACGATCATCTTGGTTTCTTTCAGCTTTGTTTAACCTCGTTTCAATGTGATCATCTAAATATCTTGAGCAAAATgacaaacactcatcaacaatataTCCCCCGGCAATTGAACCTTCTGGGCTAGATTTGTTGCGCACTATTTTCTTCAGGTACCCTAGTCTTCTCTCAATAGGATACATCCATCCATAGTGAACATTGCCCCTTTGAATTGCCTCACCAGGTAGATGAATTGCTAAGTGGACCATGACATCAAAAAAAGCAGGGaggaataacttctcaagcttgCAAAGAATTAAAACAATTTCAACCTTCATTCTTTCAAGCAAATCAACTCTCAGTGTTTTGCAACACAACTCTCTAAAAAATCTTCCCAGTACTGCTACTGCCTCATACATTTCACGTGGTGCAACACCTTTAAGACCAGCTAGCAACACACGCTGCAACAGTATGTGACAATCATGTGTCTTCAAATTGTGTACTTTACCACCATCCACATCCACACATCTTGACAAAGTTTGCAAAGAAATCCATCAGGGAACCTAGTATTGGCAAGATACCTGCACAACTTTCTTCTCTTTTCTTTAGTAAGTGTCCATGGTGCATGTGGCTTGGCATATCTACTTCCCACAGGTTCCATCCAATATTTTCTCCTTATTTTGAATGTCTGAAGATCCACTCTAGCATTATGTGTGTCCTTACTCTTTCCCTCTAGTTCAAGAAGGGTACCAAGGATactgtcacatatattcttctcaaTGTGCATCACATCTAGGTTGTGCACAAATTTGAGTTTTGACAAATATGGTAGATCAAATAAGCTAACCTTGAGGTGCCAGTTCGGTTCACCTTCCACTGTACGTTTTCGCTTCCTACGACCAGGGTTTTTGCCAGGTTCTGTATCCTTAACTATGTCTATCttctgtaatacttcttattgtgTGAATTTTCTTGGTGGATCTCTGTCCTCTATTTTACCATTGAAAACTTTACTCTTTCTGTAaggatgatctttgcgaaggaatCGACGATGGCCAACATAACCAATTTTGTTGGTTAGTTTCTCAAAGCAAGGATTTTCATCACAATGTACACATGTGTAATACCCTTTCGTGCTTCTGCCAGATAATGTGGCATATCCAGGGTAGTCATGAATTGACCAAATGAACGCAGCATGCAACTGAAAATCCCTACctgtgcatgcatcaaaagtatccacaccatcccaaagcttaatcaTATCATTAATAAGTGGTTGCATGAATACATGAAAATCCTTTCCGGGTTGATACTTTCCAGGAATAAGCAATGACATCATGAAATTTGATTGATGCATACACATCCAAGGTGGGAAGTTGTATGGAATAACAAATACTGGCCACATACTGTATGAGGCGCTCATATTTCCAAATGGATTGAAACCATCTGTCGCAATCCCGAACTTGATGTTGCGTGCATCTTTAGGAAACCAATCAAACTCTTTGTCAAAGAACTTCCACGCCTCACCATCAGCTGGGTGCCTCATTATATTGTCCTGACCAACCCTCTTGTCCTTATGCCACCTTGTGTTTTCTGGCAGTTACTTTGAAACAAAAAATCTTTGCAACCTAGGGATTATTGGAAAGTACCTAAGCACCTTATGAGGAACCTTTCTCTTTCCTTCCATGTCCCTCCATCTAGAAAGTCCACACACATGGCAATGGGATTTTTTAGCATGATCTCCCCAAAACAGAGCACAATCATGCTTGCATACATGAATAGTCTCATAcccaagcccaacatcagaaaggGTATAGCTTCGACGTAAGATCTTGTTCAagctgatttttttttgttttttcgatATTTTCCACTAGCAATAAGATGAAAATACCTAGTGTTATTTCCACCTTCTTGGACATTTTTAACCTTAGCTCTCTGAGCCCATTTGGTCTTTTCATCGCATCTAAGTATATTTAATTTTTCATTAGCCAACTTGAGCTCCATCCTCTCAGATGAGGATAGAGGCATAGTCTCGGCCTTAATATCCAAGGCATCAATAATGCATAACAAGCgctctttttcttttttatacCGTCCACTAATATGGGTGGGCGCGAGTATTTATATTTAGAGGCAGTGGGAGGAGATAATTACGTGAGTGTTGTTTTTGGCGGGCCTAGTGAAAAGGAAAAAAGGGAGGGAACCCATATTTTTAGTCAATTTTTAGGAGGGAATATTTTTCCACGAAACGGTCTCTGcatcaaaaaattcaaattcaaactaacgatagggtttggtttgtgaagCAAGTACCAATTAGGAAACTCAAAAAATAGGGAGCACATGCTATTCATTTTGGATCACCATATTACCACAGAAAAGCAGTTTGATTTGATAAACTCCAAAAAGAAAACACTCAAACTCAAACTGGAGGCTACCATTTGTGAAGCAACTACAATTTGGATACTCATAGAATTGGGAGCACATGCTGATTCGATTTGGCATCACCACATTATCCCAAAAAAGTGTGTGTGATTTAAAACATTGGCAAGCTCTTTGTAGGCtctggtcaacctaggtttgaccaaacactttaaattttttaaaaaatgaaaaagagGTTGAATTGTT
This region of Lolium perenne isolate Kyuss_39 chromosome 2, Kyuss_2.0, whole genome shotgun sequence genomic DNA includes:
- the LOC127328799 gene encoding uncharacterized protein, yielding MQIALREHVLVFHLIRCQDNIYPLRQFLKNKDVTFVGVDIRTDHKLLYKQWLYIPPGKHLDLQDMLKIPGYGNRAGMAIMASELIHPKYAGMKDKFVTDHDKFEGHNYWEWKPLSDMNLEYASIDGYVSYELARIVTIVNQGLHP